AATAAAGACTGAACAAAGCAAAATGTTTAGTCAAATCCATAAAAGTACAATGAATGATTCAAGTACAATCAGATAAACAAGTTTGTAAGtattaaaattgtgtttaaagAATGATACAATTGGCTGCGCAAACAGGACATAtataatttgaatttatttaatattttttaaatatttttaggGAGGCTAATtggactctaaattgcccacaggtatgagtgttAGTGAATGaagagtgaatggtgtgtgtaccctaccatagattggcagcctgtccagggtgtaatcctgcctctcacccaatgcacgctggaataggctccagcaccccccgcgaccctgcccaggttaagcgggtatagataatggatggaccctgcccaggataagcgggtatagataatggatggaccctgcccaggataagcgggtatagataatggattgaccctgcccaggataagcgggtatagataatggatggaccctgcccaggataagcaggtacagataatggatggaccctgcccaggataagcgggtatagataatgtatggaccatgcccaggataagcgggtatagataatggatggaccctgcccaggataagcaggtacagataatggatggaccctgcccaggataagcaagtatagataatggatggatgaaggTGGTCTGGCAGATCGCAGTGCGTGACGTATTCAGACACAGATGCATGCTAATGACAGGTGTAAGTGGAGCCTATGGCTGCTCACatggttttatttaataatgctGGTGACATCTGTCCTTAACTGCAGCACTCAGTTAAACGCAGGTGTTCATCATCTTCACCAGCACAGTGTGGCGAGTTCAGCAGTCATGAAGCAGCTCCCCAAACTGCCCTGAATCCGCACAACACTCTTACTCGGTCGTAAGtgcaagttaaggacaaatgctaattgaatcccagccattgtcttaagatttaaaaaaataattgggtCAATTAAAATTGTTGAACAATCTAATTATTCTATTGACTGACAAATAAGTTACTCAGGTTTGGGATGAGAAAACATGCCCGCTGGAGCAGCTGTATGCTGTCTCCCCCCCAACGGCATGCTGCCCTGGAGCAGCTGTATGCTGTCTCCCCCCCAACGGCATGCTGTCCTGGAGCAGCTGTATGCTGTCTCCCCCCCAACGGCATGCTGCCCTGGAGCAGCTGTATGCTGTCTCCCCCCCAACGGCATGCTGCCCTGGAGCAGCTGTATGCTGTCTCCCCCCCAACGGCATGCTGCCCTGGAGCAGCTGTATGCTGCatctttttttagaaaatgacCTTAATTTAGCATAGCTCGTAGCactgtgtttatgcatgttCATGGGACAGAGAGTACTATTGGCTAAAAGGGCTCTGATCCCTCTTCTTCTGTATAAGGGGTCTTGGTTTTACCAAGTGAGAGgatcaaatggtaaatggtaaatggtaaatcaCTGACCTGCATTATccagaaataataacaaaaaatacacacaactgACCATGCGCACGAACAGGACGGAAaggcacaaatacacagacagacagacaaacagacagatagacagacagagatatatagatagatagacagacagacagacagacagacagatagatagatagatagatagatagacagacagatagacagatagacagatagatagatagatagagagatagatagatagatagatagacagacagatagacagatagatagatagatagatagatagatagatagatagatagatcaatagatagatagatagatagatagacagatagatagatagatagatcaaACCTTACCCATTTACAGCCAGGCCGGTGAACGGAAGACGAAGGACCATAAATGAAGAACAGGTGTGTAAtcgcacatcacacacacagactattGCATAATCTCTTCACCTCTAACAGCAGTCTGTTCATGTGTCTGGCTGTATCATATCTATGGTCTATGCTATTAAGCACAGGATCTATAGACTGTCAGAGACAGGCAAGATTCTTTAGTTCACACCCCAtatcactctctctgtccctctctctttttctctctcactctttctttctctctctctttctctctctttttctctctccctctttagcATTTCCTCTCCCAAACCGGCCAGGCCGGCCAAGCAGAGTCAGCCACACAAACGCTtacataatgcacacacacacacacacacacgcacatacacacacacacacacacacatacacacacacacgcacacatagacacacacacacacacatacacatacacacacacacacatgcacacacacacgcacatacacacacacatgcacacacacacgcacatacacacacacatacgcgtgcacacacacacacaagcacatacatgcgcacatgcagagagagagagagctatgcAACTACAGCTGCTAGGACAGTGATGCCTCCTGCTGCTCAGCTGAACCCAAATCACATGAGAGATGCGATTACTTTAATCTCTAATAAATTACTTAATTAATGCAATCAATCTACCAACTAAATACTAGtacataattacaaaataacaatggttggtatatatatgtttaattaTAAATCAGTTacttttttgtgaaacattttcatgtaaaataatattattcttACTTTTATATCATTCTCTATTAGTAGCTGGAACATTCAGGGCTTTTATTAAACTTTTGGTTAAAAATcgactatttttttaaatagtgaaaaaaatacagatattttcagtgaaacattgaatcaaaaacatttaatattctAACTTTCCAAATAATTATATAGAACGCAGCATGCCCTCCTTAAAACGTGGCCATGTCACGAACGGCAAAGATTCAGTGGGTATCCTGATATGGCATAAAGGGGAACACACGGGGCAGCATGCCCCGTACCTATACACAGCACCAAGAGCTCgtcacttttcagggttccctgcagaaaaaaaaacattcatttctgtaccttctgacctcatgtcaacaGGCAGAATTCActaacaacttcacacgtccgcACAATAAAGACTCAaacttgggttttttttcttctttttcctgcccattacatcatcaaacaaataaatggcaGCCGCTACGGCTACTTCGCTGGTGGGATTTACACTTTAGTGGAGCAACTGCGCAGGTGCCGAGGGTTGCAGGCATTTTTAAAGCCACCTGAAGGTTTGCCTCGGTTTGGGTCCTCGCATTGCGAAAATGAGGAAGTGTCGGAGAACGCGGGAAGTGGCAAACCCACCTTTAAACAACCTATGGGCAAACCGCAAACAAAGAACAAAGCCGGCGCCGAAGACGAGCAAAAACCGACACTGTGATAAGTAAAATGTGAACTTGAGTGAACCAGTGCACGTGTTTTGTTACCGGAAAAATGCTGGTTTGTTTGCAATGCGGTTGttatgtgtgtaaaatatggATAAATTAGTCCGTAATGTGTGCACCCACTAACAAACACACCATTACCGGTAAAGAAActattatgaaattaaatttgaatagcCCACAGCCACTGtccacgcacgcgcgcgcgcgcacacacacacacgcgcacacgcacacacaccctttgaCCCAGACGCAAGTGCTACACCCGCGCTGTATGACCGCGAGTACTGATAGtggataatgtgtgtgtagCCGTGCTACCGGAAGCTAGCCGTCGGTCGCAACAACCCAACAGAGTATTAATGATTATAATCCAGCATTATGTTCTGAAGAAATATGCGcgcaattttaatttaaaagcatACATTTGGCCACACGAGATTTGAATAACATATTTGTACAATTGGAAAagaaatctgaaatgaaaattttaagAAATAGAAAACCAagtacaaagcaaaaaaaaaaaaaaagatagttGGACAGAGAATGTGCTTCATCAAAAAAGAACTGAAGAAAGCTGtcaaacaaaaatcataaacaCCCAAATGACCGAGACACCACTTATGCTTTCAAGCCCTAAAACAATGTGATAAACAGCTCCgtgtgaaaaaaaatcacaatatatGCAGAATCAACTAACCCAACTTAAAaaggctgtcaatcaaaatacCTTCTGGCAGTTatagaaaaaaatgatacaaaTCTCCTAACAAAAACTActccaaataaaaatggcaacatCTAGAAAAAGTCACCTGCACAGTGTGGAATAGCGAAGATGTGTTCCAACCgcttatttttcttcctttcctaACATGGAAGGCCAAACGggtcaaaaatatgtgaaattgacaTCTGGAAACACACATTGTCAACATCAACTCATTCCATTAGCTTATCTTTTCTCCTTGCTTCTTTTCCTTGCTCCGAGCTCCACCCGCCAGAGAACGCAAGGGAAGGACGTGGGAACTGAGGAATCGAGGAAACGTTTATAAGAGCTGGAACGTCTTTGCTCTTTCAAGCGTCAGCTAGAAACCACATCAattacagacatggcagatggggagaggtggatacTTTTCCAGGTCTGCCAAGGACCTCTGAGACAAAGGACGAATAAAATAAGCCATTGGAATGCACCCACATAGACAACACGCAATTCCAGATGTCaattccacatatttatttatttatatttgaccCGTTTGGCCTCCCATAGTAGGAAAGAAGGCaaggaagaaagaaagtaaaaaaataagcgTTTGGAACGCACTCAGTCTCTCCATAAAAGGGGGCTTCTATCGGCTGCAGCTAGATCTTTTTGAGGAGAGGGCCATCTATTTGATTAATGGTAACAGTAATTCTCCCATGAGaatcaatataataaatatgcataacCCCACCCAGCTGTTCTCTCATTGGCCAActggaatgtttaaaaatgtgaatgcttTCTTtccatcatcttcatcatctgCTCTTTCCTGCATTGACCCCCTTCTCTTTTCTCAGCGCCCCAAACCACCTCCTCCTGCCAATCCttccctccatcctctctctctctgtttctccctctctttctctccctacctgtcttctgctctctctctctgcatgctcTGTAtgatgtgggagagagaggtgatGTCATTGTTGTCAGGGTTACACTGAATTGCCAGCGTCACCAGGCTGTCCTGCCCGGGGAACCTCTGTAAGAGGTGCTCTCTGAGCACAGCGGGGTCTGCAGCCTgcctctgtctccctgctgcCCCCGCTGGCTGGGAGTGGTCCTGCAGCGCCTCTGTCTGAGCATGTCTGTAAGACACCTGGGGTGTGGAGGAGAAGGGCGGGGCCAAACCGGCACCGGTGTGACTGCCTGAGGCTGgcgatctgagagagagagagagagagagagggagagggagagggagaggaaggggttgagtgtgtgtttgggggttgTTAGgggtgtacctgtgcaggtgtgtttaggggtgtacctgcacaggtgtgtttcGGGGTGTAGCTGTGCAGGCATGTTTAGGGGCATACCTGGGTCTGGAGCGTTTAGGGGTGTACCTGCGCAGAAGCATTTAGGGGTGTACCTGCGCAGAAGCGTTTAGGGGTGTACCTGGGTCTGGAGCGTTTAGGGGTGTACCTGCGCAGAAGCGTTTAGGGGTGTACCTGGGTCTGGAGCGTTTAGGGGTGTACCTGCGCAGAAGCGTTTAGGGGTGTACCTGGGTCTGGAGCGTTTAGGGGTGTACCTGCGCAGAAGCGTTTAGGGGTGTACCTGGGTCTGGAGCGTTTAGGGGTGTACCTGGGTCTGGAGCGTTTAGGGGTGTACCTGCAGAGGTGCGTTTAGGGGTGTATCTGCAGAGGTGCATTTAGGGGTGTATCTGCAGAGGTGCGTTTAGGGGTGTACCTGCAGAGGTGCGTTTAGGGGTGTACCTGCAGAGGTGCGTTTAGGGGTGTACCTGCAGAGGTGCGTTTAGGGGTGTATCTGCAGAGGTGCGTTTAGGGGTGTATCTGCAGAGGTGCGTTTAGGGGTGTACCTGCAGAGGTGCGTTTAGGGGTGTACCTGCAGAGGTGCGTTTAGGGGTGTACCTGCAGAGGTGCTTTTAGGGGTGTACCTGCAGAGGTGCCTTTAGCGGTGTACCTGCAGAGGTGCGTTTAGGGGTGTACCTGGGTCTGGAGCGCAGGAAGTCATTCAGGTGGGGTCCTGCTCGGCCCAGCGGATCGTCGGGGACCATGAAGTGATCCCCAACAAACGTGTACTGCAGCAGCCTGACAGGAAAGGGCACTGTTACCATGGTTACTGCCCACAGAGGGAGGCTGTTGTGTTGGCTACAGCCTGCAAgatgttgccatggttacagcCTGTAGATTCTATGCACTCTTCTAAACTGCCAGCTTTCTGTACCTGTTTCTAATGATTCTGTTAAAGTCGGGAGATTCATCCAAAAGGTCTCTCAGGTTGTCGTTGGTCACAATCACTCCGTTTGTCTCCTGAGCCAGCTGCAGCATGAATCTGGAGatgaccatcatcatcatcataatcatcatcataatgaGAGGGTAGCAGGGTGTCAGAGGTGGGGTTCACATATAGAACAGGGAGTTGGAAACAGGGTTTAGGGGGGTAATAGGGAGTGGGAGGCGGGGTTTAGATGGGAATAGGGAGTGGGAGGCGGGGTTTAGATGGGAATAGGGAGTGGGAGGCGGGGTTTAGATGGGAATAGGGAGTGGGAGGCGGGGTTTAGATGGGAATAGGAAGTGGGAGGCAGGGTTTAGATGGGAATAGGGTATGGAAGGCGGGGTTTATAGGGGTAATAGGGTGTAGAAAAAGGCAGGACAAACCTGTCATCATAAGAGCTTATAATTTTCCCTGGAACCTCTCGAGAtggagtgaaagagagacaaCCCAGATTCTGCAGCTGTGATAGATACTGATActctgcagaaagagagagagagggtgggagaagGGAGAGCTGTGATACTGCTGCTCAGAGATTACTGTGGCAATGCAAAGTCCAGGTGCAGCTGCCTCATTGAGATGCACAAGGGGACACATCTGGaactgtgacctttgacccttggGTCCTTCCTCTGCCTCCATCGCGGGACAAATGTGGTGACCCTGCGGTGACCTCTGTTCCAGAAGTACTGAACAGCCAGAGCAATCCCACGACAGGAGAAGAACAGACCCAGACcatggctgagagagagggagagagaaagagaaggagggaaagaacAGTAAACAAATTGTGCTCtggatgttttctttaaaatcatttatggCCTTAATTCCTGATGTGTTGTCAGACAAACGTAAGTGTGACTGACGGTGAGATCTAGGGCAATGCTGTCAGTGAAATCACATctttaataaaatcataacgtttgtctccctctccctccctccctctctccttcccactcactctctcatccccctccctccctctttccctccctccctctctctctccctctccctgtttctccctccctgcctctccctccctctttctctctctctcacctcatgGCCACGTTGCTCCCGTCTATGATGACCTGACTCAGGTTGGGGTCGCCGGGGTCATCGGCCAGCTGGAGGTCAAAGGGCGTCTGTAAGCCCTCATGGAATCGCTGCTCCCCAGTGACAATGGTTGCCGGGGTGAAGTGTTTGGTCCTGTGAGCTGTGGTGGGCTGGGTAAGGGGGGCGGGAGGGTCGGGGTGCTGAGGAGGTCCTCTcactgaggggggggtggtttttCTTGGCAGGGGGGCATGTGGAGTGTGCAGTTGGGTTGGGctcggagtgtgtgtgtgagccccttttcctctcctcctctcccttcccctcagCTGCTCGGAATGTTCTGGAGTAgcccccaccccttctctctGCCACACTTGCTTTTCCTTTTGCCTAACCAAAAactcctcgctctctccctccctctcttcttctttctctctttccctctctccctccctctccccctctctctgtctttccctcactctgtcCATCGCTGCGGGCCCCCTGTGTGGTTCCTTGGCTGGGTCCAGTCCAGACTCCTTCACCAGGGCCAGCAGGGTTTCCTTCAGCTGGGCAGGCAGGCCGAGCAGCTCCAGAGTGTGCTGGTCTTCCCACTTTTCCACCAGAGACCTGAAGGCCCGACAGGAATCCAGGGGCCCGCCTGCTGGCCCGGCCCCAGCCTCGGTGCTCCACCCTTGGGTGTGCTCATACTTCTCCACCAGGTCCAGGATGAGAGAGCAGGCCCGCACCACTGGCTCCTCTAAACCAGAGATGATTAGATTGCCTGGAGGCCCCACCTGGGcaccagagagaggagaaagtgaCAGGTAACACATTTCCCTCACCTGCAGAGTGTCCAAAATTTGCCAATATTCTCCTGCAAAAGCGCAGGTCTATTTCAGACTCACCTGGACAAAAGCGCAGGTGTATTTCAGACTCATCTGGACAAAAGCGCAGGTGTATTTCATGATGCAGTCCAGGAAGAGCCCCCCGGcaccacagaacacagagtacaGGAGCTCGG
The nucleotide sequence above comes from Anguilla rostrata isolate EN2019 chromosome 7, ASM1855537v3, whole genome shotgun sequence. Encoded proteins:
- the khnyn gene encoding NEDD4-binding protein 1 isoform X4 — protein: MERAGWVEDEFACHRGEWGRLRCVWPLVERVFGVQLDSGGEGGMETLATDGQMWLKMKGSKKEVEEAKLFVKGQVNEAMQQQVSYPELLYSVFCGAGGLFLDCIMKYTCAFVQMSLKYTCAFVQVGPPGNLIISGLEEPVVRACSLILDLVEKYEHTQGWSTEAGAGPAGGPLDSCRAFRSLVEKWEDQHTLELLGLPAQLKETLLALVKESGLDPAKEPHRGPAAMDRVRERQREGEREGEREREKEEEREGESEEFLVRQKEKQVWQREGVGATPEHSEQLRGRERRRGKGAHTHTPSPTQLHTPHAPLPRKTTPPSVRGPPQHPDPPAPLTQPTTAHRTKHFTPATIVTGEQRFHEGLQTPFDLQLADDPGDPNLSQVIIDGSNVAMSHGLGLFFSCRGIALAVQYFWNRGHRRVTTFVPRWRQRKDPRVKEYQYLSQLQNLGCLSFTPSREVPGKIISSYDDRFMLQLAQETNGVIVTNDNLRDLLDESPDFNRIIRNRLLQYTFVGDHFMVPDDPLGRAGPHLNDFLRSRPRSPASGSHTGAGLAPPFSSTPQVSYRHAQTEALQDHSQPAGAAGRQRQAADPAVLREHLLQRFPGQDSLVTLAIQCNPDNNDITSLSHIIQSMQRERAEDR
- the khnyn gene encoding NEDD4-binding protein 1 isoform X3, whose translation is MMERAGWVEDEFACHRGEWGRLRCVWPLVERVFGVQLDSGGEGGMETLATDGQMWLKMKGSKKEVEEAKLFVKGQVNEAMQQQVSYPELLYSVFCGAGGLFLDCIMKYTCAFVQMSLKYTCAFVQVGPPGNLIISGLEEPVVRACSLILDLVEKYEHTQGWSTEAGAGPAGGPLDSCRAFRSLVEKWEDQHTLELLGLPAQLKETLLALVKESGLDPAKEPHRGPAAMDRVRERQREGEREGEREREKEEEREGESEEFLVRQKEKQVWQREGVGATPEHSEQLRGRERRRGKGAHTHTPSPTQLHTPHAPLPRKTTPPSVRGPPQHPDPPAPLTQPTTAHRTKHFTPATIVTGEQRFHEGLQTPFDLQLADDPGDPNLSQVIIDGSNVAMSHGLGLFFSCRGIALAVQYFWNRGHRRVTTFVPRWRQRKDPRVKEYQYLSQLQNLGCLSFTPSREVPGKIISSYDDRFMLQLAQETNGVIVTNDNLRDLLDESPDFNRIIRNRLLQYTFVGDHFMVPDDPLGRAGPHLNDFLRSRPRSPASGSHTGAGLAPPFSSTPQVSYRHAQTEALQDHSQPAGAAGRQRQAADPAVLREHLLQRFPGQDSLVTLAIQCNPDNNDITSLSHIIQSMQRERAEDR
- the khnyn gene encoding NEDD4-binding protein 1 isoform X2 is translated as MKPRWELFANWQPFLHHIRTLVLYFVTTADESVLLNKMERAGWVEDEFACHRGEWGRLRCVWPLVERVFGVQLDSGGEGGMETLATDGQMWLKMKGSKKEVEEAKLFVKGQVNEAMQQQVSYPELLYSVFCGAGGLFLDCIMKYTCAFVQVGPPGNLIISGLEEPVVRACSLILDLVEKYEHTQGWSTEAGAGPAGGPLDSCRAFRSLVEKWEDQHTLELLGLPAQLKETLLALVKESGLDPAKEPHRGPAAMDRVRERQREGEREGEREREKEEEREGESEEFLVRQKEKQVWQREGVGATPEHSEQLRGRERRRGKGAHTHTPSPTQLHTPHAPLPRKTTPPSVRGPPQHPDPPAPLTQPTTAHRTKHFTPATIVTGEQRFHEGLQTPFDLQLADDPGDPNLSQVIIDGSNVAMSHGLGLFFSCRGIALAVQYFWNRGHRRVTTFVPRWRQRKDPRVKEYQYLSQLQNLGCLSFTPSREVPGKIISSYDDRFMLQLAQETNGVIVTNDNLRDLLDESPDFNRIIRNRLLQYTFVGDHFMVPDDPLGRAGPHLNDFLRSRPRSPASGSHTGAGLAPPFSSTPQVSYRHAQTEALQDHSQPAGAAGRQRQAADPAVLREHLLQRFPGQDSLVTLAIQCNPDNNDITSLSHIIQSMQRERAEDR
- the khnyn gene encoding NEDD4-binding protein 1 isoform X1, whose protein sequence is MKPRWELFANWQPFLHHIRTLVLYFVTTADESVLLNKMERAGWVEDEFACHRGEWGRLRCVWPLVERVFGVQLDSGGEGGMETLATDGQMWLKMKGSKKEVEEAKLFVKGQVNEAMQQQVSYPELLYSVFCGAGGLFLDCIMKYTCAFVQMSLKYTCAFVQVGPPGNLIISGLEEPVVRACSLILDLVEKYEHTQGWSTEAGAGPAGGPLDSCRAFRSLVEKWEDQHTLELLGLPAQLKETLLALVKESGLDPAKEPHRGPAAMDRVRERQREGEREGEREREKEEEREGESEEFLVRQKEKQVWQREGVGATPEHSEQLRGRERRRGKGAHTHTPSPTQLHTPHAPLPRKTTPPSVRGPPQHPDPPAPLTQPTTAHRTKHFTPATIVTGEQRFHEGLQTPFDLQLADDPGDPNLSQVIIDGSNVAMSHGLGLFFSCRGIALAVQYFWNRGHRRVTTFVPRWRQRKDPRVKEYQYLSQLQNLGCLSFTPSREVPGKIISSYDDRFMLQLAQETNGVIVTNDNLRDLLDESPDFNRIIRNRLLQYTFVGDHFMVPDDPLGRAGPHLNDFLRSRPRSPASGSHTGAGLAPPFSSTPQVSYRHAQTEALQDHSQPAGAAGRQRQAADPAVLREHLLQRFPGQDSLVTLAIQCNPDNNDITSLSHIIQSMQRERAEDR